Proteins co-encoded in one Brassica rapa cultivar Chiifu-401-42 chromosome A02, CAAS_Brap_v3.01, whole genome shotgun sequence genomic window:
- the LOC103852314 gene encoding uncharacterized protein LOC103852314 has translation MLPFANYYISSTSMSENNVNNSKRRKKKRPMMVYGGGGGDDLAVVKAAAWAWYQRKEGKPIMREFEITRAPRTPRPSRYKIEATKNMILSDNKVLAENRVSKSSLWYTNFHYQEDQETQYSRLLDTYENKNISKGLNLDDPGLSVSLSSAFMLKDDNNNHDCVCDDHGMLKRNGYDKNTNSSRKTDNKSSMKKVSKRSLWKGLIVMGPVSTVCGRSDDVDLRASKASRRTVKVAAAAEALLRSAASGKITQTRSH, from the coding sequence ATGCTCCCATTCGCCAACTACTACATATCTTCCACATCCATGTCCGAGAACAATGTTAACAACAgcaagaggaggaagaagaaacgTCCGATGATGGTTTATGGAGGCGGAGGAGGAGATGATTTGGCGGTGGTGAAGGCGGCGGCGTGGGCTTGGTATCAAAGGAAGGAAGGCAAACCGATTATGAGAGAGTTTGAGATAACAAGAGCACCGAGAACACCTCGACCTTCGCGATACAAGATCGAAGCTACAAAGAACATGATCCTCTCTGACAACAAGGTTTTAGCCGAGAATAGGGTTTCTAAGTCATCGCTTTGGTACACAAATTTCCATTACCAAGAGGATCAAGAAACCCAATACTCTCGTCTACTTGACACTTACGAGAACAAGAACATCTCAAAAGGGCTTAATTTGGATGATCCTGGTTTATCCGTGAGTTTGAGCAGTGCTTTCATGCTGAAGGACGATAATAATAATCATGATTGTGTTTGTGATGATCATGGTATGTTAAAGAGAAATGGCTATGATAAGAATACTAATAGTAGTAGAAAAACTGATAACAAGAGTTCCATGAAAAAAGTGAGCAAAAGAAGTTTGTGGAAGGGACTGATTGTTATGGGTCCAGTGTCTACGGTTTGTGGGAGAAGCGATGATGTGGATCTACGGGCTTCTAAAGCTAGCCGGAGAACAGTTAAGGTTGCGGCGGCGGCCGAGGCTCTCCTCAGGTCGGCAGCAAGTGGCAAGATCACTCAGACCCGTAGTCACTAA